The Geomonas agri genome contains the following window.
GAGATTCCCTTAGCAACGGGGGCGGTGTGTTAGCTATCCAGCAGTTCGCGCACCCTCCTGGCGAGTTCGGCTGGCCGTACCGGCTTCATGACCAGATCGGCCACGGCCTCGGAAACGCCGCGGTTCTTGATGAAGTCCGCTGTGTAGCCGCTCAGGTAGAGTACCTTGGCCCCGGGCCTCACCGCGCGTATCGCATCGTAGGCGGCCTTGCCGTTCATACCCGGCATGATCATGTCCAAGATGACCAGGTCGACCTCGTCGCGGTGGCTGCGGAATCTCTCGACCGCTTCCTTGCCGTCGCTGCTCTGTATCACGCGGTACCCGTACCTTTCGAGTACCTTAGCCACGAGGCTTCGCACACTTGCCTCGTCCTCTGCGATGAGGATGGTCTCCTTCCCTCTTAGTGTTTCCTCAGGCGCCTGAGCGGCGTCCTCTACCGGCACCACTGCGTCTACCTGCGCAGCGGGAAGTAAAATCCTGAACGTGGTCCCCTTGCCTGGCTCGCTGGTGACATCGATGGTGCCGTTATGCTGCTCCACGATGCCGTAGACAATGGACATCCCGAGTCCCGTCCCCTTTCCTACCTCCTTGGTGGTGAAAAAGGGTTCGAAGATCCTGCGGCGAGTGCCCTCGTCCATGCCGCAGCCGGTGTCGGCTACCGAGACGAAGGCGTAGCGCCCGGGAGGGGGACTGCCGGCGGTACCGGCGTCGATCTGCACGACGCCGGTTGCCAAGGTCAGCACTCCCCCCTGGGGCATGGCGTCGCGGGCGTTGGCGGCCAGATTGATCAGTACCTGCTCTATCTGCCCACCGTCAACATGCACAGGGATAGCTGCTTCGTTACTCAGCACTCTGAGTCGGATGTCCTCCCCGATGATCCTCGTCAGGAAGGTCTGCACGTGCCGCACGATCTCGTTTAAGTCATTGTTCCTGACGTTCAACACCTGTTTGCGGCTGAACGCCAGGAGCCCTCTGGTCAACTGCGCGGCCTTCTCGGACGCGTTAATGATGTGGCTCGCGGCTTCGCGCTGCCCTGCGCTGAGTGTTCCCTCGAAGCTGAGCAGGTTCGCGTAACCTGCGATGACGGTGAGGATGTTGTTGAAGTCGTGGGCGACGCCGCCCGCCAGTTGGCCGATCGCCTCCATCTTCTGCGACTGGAGCAGTTGATGCTCCAAGAGTTTACGCTGGGTGACATCGCGGACGAAAACCGGGAAAACCCTTTCGCCCGGCAGGTACCCGGCGGACAGTTCGACCTCGATCTCGCTGCCGTCCTTGCGGCGGTGGCGGGATTCGAAGAAACAGCTCCCGTTCGTGGTCAGCTCCCGAAGGCGCTGCAGGACCGTATTCTGGTCGAGCAGCGCGTCTATGTCGGCGACGCGCAGGGTAAGCATCTCCTCCTGCGAGTACCCCAGCATGGCGCAGGCCGTGTCGTTGACCTCCTTCAGCCCACCAGTCTCGTCGAGGAGCCAGAAGCCGTCCATGGCGGACTTGAGGATCTGTTCGTCTCGGTCGGCGGCCTGCTTGCGTCTGGTGATGTCGACGCCGAGTCCGCCTAAAAGCCGTGTGCCGTCCTTTTCGTCAAAGATGAACTTGTGTGCCAGCCACCAGGATACGGTACCGTCGGGTTCAAGCCCCTGCTCGATGAACTCCATCGAACGGCCGTTTTTGAGGATCTCGTCCTGGTTGCGGCGGTAGGTGTCGGCGACCTCCTGTGGCCAGATCTCGTAGTCGGTTTTTCCGATGACCTGCTCCGCGGCAAGCTTCATCCTGTTAAGGAAGTTGTCGCTCACGAACACATACCTTCCCTCGCCGTCCTTGAGCCAGGCGATGACGTCGCTGTTGTTCAGGAAGGCCCGCAACTGGGCGTCTTGGCGCGCCATGGAGTCCAGCATGGCATTGAACTCCCGCGCCACGGTGGCGACTTCTGCCGGGCCGGCCACCGCCGCCCTGACCCAGAGCACGTCATTGTGGACAGCGTTGGCCACCTTGGCGAGTCCCGCTATGGGTCTGGTAATGCTGCGCGCAATGTAGAATGCGAGCAGGGTGAGGACCGCCACCACTGACACAGCCAGCGACCCGCCGCGCAGGGCGACCTTCCGGGCTCCCGCATGAATGGTCTTGACCGGGACTCCGACGAAGGCGATCCAGTCGGTACCCGGCACCGGCTTGACGGAATAAAAGCGGGGGATGCCGTCGGATGGCGTGCTCTCCAGTTCGCCGTCCCTGGTCCGGACAATTGCCTTGCCGACAGCGGACTTCGGCGGACGCCCAATGGCGCCGTCGGGATCCTCGTTGCGCCAGACCAGGGTCCCGTCACGGTCGATGAAGCCGTAGCGGCTTTCCTTGGGGAGGTACTGGGCCGGGATGCCTGGGTCGAACGCATCGAGGTCGAGGGGGAGATGGAGGGCACCCACGAGCTTGCCGCTGTCGTCGTGGATCGGTGCGCTCAGTACCGAGACCCATTTCCCGGTTATGGGGCCGAAGTGCGGTGCCCCCACCACGAAGCTTTTT
Protein-coding sequences here:
- a CDS encoding PAS domain S-box protein, yielding MTSADNRRWRERVATTSIRTRLLLLVLALSIPLSCMVWYDIYREMQETVAHTKTSLRTLVQMMVSNTGGKIARTRRSLELLSNRPQVKRLSADSCDPALAYFHYLSPDYSNVVYTDLNGTAVCSAVPQPGGKPVNVGATPWFRNFLKQKSFVVGAPHFGPITGKWVSVLSAPIHDDSGKLVGALHLPLDLDAFDPGIPAQYLPKESRYGFIDRDGTLVWRNEDPDGAIGRPPKSAVGKAIVRTRDGELESTPSDGIPRFYSVKPVPGTDWIAFVGVPVKTIHAGARKVALRGGSLAVSVVAVLTLLAFYIARSITRPIAGLAKVANAVHNDVLWVRAAVAGPAEVATVAREFNAMLDSMARQDAQLRAFLNNSDVIAWLKDGEGRYVFVSDNFLNRMKLAAEQVIGKTDYEIWPQEVADTYRRNQDEILKNGRSMEFIEQGLEPDGTVSWWLAHKFIFDEKDGTRLLGGLGVDITRRKQAADRDEQILKSAMDGFWLLDETGGLKEVNDTACAMLGYSQEEMLTLRVADIDALLDQNTVLQRLRELTTNGSCFFESRHRRKDGSEIEVELSAGYLPGERVFPVFVRDVTQRKLLEHQLLQSQKMEAIGQLAGGVAHDFNNILTVIAGYANLLSFEGTLSAGQREAASHIINASEKAAQLTRGLLAFSRKQVLNVRNNDLNEIVRHVQTFLTRIIGEDIRLRVLSNEAAIPVHVDGGQIEQVLINLAANARDAMPQGGVLTLATGVVQIDAGTAGSPPPGRYAFVSVADTGCGMDEGTRRRIFEPFFTTKEVGKGTGLGMSIVYGIVEQHNGTIDVTSEPGKGTTFRILLPAAQVDAVVPVEDAAQAPEETLRGKETILIAEDEASVRSLVAKVLERYGYRVIQSSDGKEAVERFRSHRDEVDLVILDMIMPGMNGKAAYDAIRAVRPGAKVLYLSGYTADFIKNRGVSEAVADLVMKPVRPAELARRVRELLDS